A region from the Vicia villosa cultivar HV-30 ecotype Madison, WI linkage group LG3, Vvil1.0, whole genome shotgun sequence genome encodes:
- the LOC131658653 gene encoding uncharacterized protein LOC131658653, with protein MAEQRRGPGRPRRNRIPNPPEIPIPNPAGDANTPWLQMMQQMQQQNQTMMQMMQGMQGNQQQQPAAPVPPVPNGPDFRAFFRMTPPEFAGSLDHIVAHDWLYSMERIFQAIQCTEEEKVIFAAQKLKGPAGRWWDTASTRFTSQGIPKDWEHFKTAFLEKYFPNSIRAQKEREFQLFKQGNLTVSEYAEKFEDMAAYSRQAVYAPDELWKIDQFLFGLNADIAHSVSQREFTTYAECLRQCYVAENSLKRVKEEREQNRPFCQNQGKVSQFLKPRNSPPAMKPAYVNRSTQPPWCNKCRRKHHGNCRSGPMKCYKCGQEGHLRPNCPRPDIPEKTTGRVYTLDARKAQGNTSLVAGTCFINNQPCFVLVDCGATHSFISNSCVRRLGFEATSLSVPMLISSATDDVVEALEICRDCSVTFNDRRFSIDLICLPLKKIDVVLGMDWLSANSVYIGCKEKAIFIPAEETAPIDAIGNLIEGTINLISCLYVQERSFLLALTAESETKKDISNIPVVSPVSIAPYRMSPAELRELKSQLEELIAKHFIRPSVSPWGAPVLLVKKKDGSMRLCIDYRQLNKVTIKNKSGYHPIRVKNSDVSKTAFRTRYGHYEFLVMPFGVTNAPAVFMDYMNRVFQPYLDQFVVIFIDDILIYSKTVDEHMEHLRIVLSVLREKQLFAKLSKCEFWMSEVKFLGHVISGGGVAVDPSKVEAVINWERPKNASEVRSFLGLAGYYRRFIMGFSKLALPMTRLTRKEVTFEWNSDCERSFQRLKKKLTTAPVLIIEDPDKSYEVFCDASKKGLGGVLMQEGQVVAYASRQLRSHEENYPTHDLELAAIVFALKKELNMRQRRWMEYLKDFDFDLRYHPGKANKVADALSRKEIHVAELMMMEFNLMEECRNLSLQFVWAPTGVLISNLNVENVLRERIFQA; from the exons ATGGCTGAACAACGCAGAGGACCTGGGAGACCCAGAAGGAATCGAATTCCTAATCCGCCTGAAATTCCAATTCCCAATCCAGCTGGTGATGCCAATACACCTTGGTTGCAGATGATGCAACAAATGCAACAACAGAACCAGACgatgatgcaaatgatgcaaggtATGCAAgggaatcaacaacaacaaccagctGCTCCTGTTCCTCCAGTTCCTAATGGGCCAGATTTTCGTGCTTTCTTTCGGATGACTCCTCCAGAGTTTGCAGGTAGCCTAGATCATATTGTAGCCCATGATTGGTTGTATAGCATGGAGAGGATATTCCAGGCTATTCAGTGCACTGAGGAGGAAAAGGTTATTTTTGCTGCTCAGAAACTCAAGGGTCCTGCAGGTAGGTGGTGGGATACTGCCTCCACTCGCTTCACTTCTCAAGGGATTCCTAAGGATTGGGAACATTTCAAGACCGCTTTCTTAGAGAAGTACTTCCCTAACAGCATCCGTGCCCAGAAAGAAAGAGAGTTCCAGTTATTCAAGCAAGGAAATCTCACTGTTTCTGAATATGCTGAAAAATTTGAGGACATGGCTGCTTATTCCAGACAAGCTGTTTATGCACCAGATGAGTtatggaagattgatcagttTTTGTTTGGCCTTAATGCTGATATTGCCCACAGTGTGTCtcagagggagttcactacttatgcTGAGTGTCTCCGACAATGTTATGTTGCTGAAAACAGTCTGAAGAGGGTTAAGGAAGAAAGGGAGCAAAACCGACCTTTTTGCCAAAACCAAGGGAAAGTGAGCCAATTCTTGAAGCCTCGTAACTCTCCTCCAGCAATGAAACCCGCTTATGTCAACCGTTCAACTCAGCCTCCTTGGTGTAACAAATGTAGGAGAAAACACCATGGAAACTGTAGAAGCGGTCCAatgaagtgttacaagtgtggaCAGGAAGGTCATCTCCGGCCTAACTGCCCTAGGCCAGACATTCCTGAGAAGACCACTGGGCGAGTGTATACCTTGGATGCTCGAAAGGCTCAAGGGAACACAAGTCTTGTTGCTGGTACGTGTTTTATAAATAACCAACCTTGTTTTGTTCTTGTAGATTGCGGAGCAACGCAttcttttatttctaattcttgtgTGCGCCGACTCGGATTTGAGGCTACTAGTCTTTCTGTTCCTATGTTGATTTCATCTGCCACGGATGATGTGGTCGAAGCCTTGGAGATTTGTAGAGATTGTTCAGTCACTTTCAACGACCGAAGGTTCTCTATTGATCTTATTTGCTTGCCTCTAAAGAAGATTGATGTAGTACTGGGCATGGATTGGTTGTCGGCCAACTCAGTATACATTGGTTGCAAGGAGAAGGCTATCTTTATTCCTGCAGAAGAGACTGCTCCTATTGATGCGATTGGGAATCTAATCGAAGGTACAATTAACCTGATTAGTTGTCTCTATGTTCAGGAGAGATCTTTTCTTTTAGCTCTCACCGCAGAATCTGAAACCAAGAAAGATATATCAAATATTCCTGTCGTTT CTCCAGTTTCTATTGCTCCATATCGAATGTCTCCTGCAGAGTTGAGAGaattgaagagtcagttagaggaGTTGATAGCAAAACATTTTATCAGACCAAGTGTCTCTCCTTGGGGTGCTCCGGTGTTATTGGTCaagaagaaggatggtagtaTGCGCTTGTGCATTGATTATCGACAACTCAACAAAGTGACCATAAAGAACAA gtcgggatatcatccAATTCGGGTGAAGAATTCCGATGTATCGAAGACCGCATTCAGAACGCGGTATGGCCACTATGAATTCTTGGTTATGCCGTTTGGAGTGACCAATGCCCCTGCTGTCTTTATGGACTACATGAACCGTGTGTTCCAACCATATTTGGACCAGTTTGTGGTGATATTCATAGACgacattttaatatattctaagacgGTGGATGAGCATATGGAACACTTGAGGATTGTGTTGTCAGTTCTTCGAGAGAAACAATTATTTGCAAAGTTGAGTAAGTGTGAATTCTGGATGTCCGAGGTGAAGTTCCTTGGACATGTCATTTCTGGTGGCGGTGTGGCTGTGGATCCGTCAAAGGTAGAAGCAGTGATTAATTGGGAACGACCTAAGAATGCAAGTGAAGTTCGGAGTTTCCTTGGATTAGCAGGTTACTATCGGCGGTTCATTATGGGATTCTCAAAGCTAGCTCTACCTATGACCCGACTTACGAGGAAGGAAGTTACTTTTGAGTGGAATTCCGATTGTGAGCGGAGTTTccaaaggttgaagaagaagttgactactgcTCCGGTATTGATAATTGAAGATCCGGATAAATCCTATGAAGTTTTCTGTGACGCATCAAAGAAAGGATTAGGTGGTGTCTTAATGCAAGAAGGTCAAGTTGTGGCTTATGCATCTAGACAACtaagatctcatgaagagaattatcctactcatgaccTTGAACTTGCGGCTATTGTGTTTGCACTTAAA AAAGAACTGAATATGCGTCAGAGGAGGTGGATGGAGTATTTGAAagactttgattttgatttgaggtatcatccaggaaaggctaataAGGTTGCAGATGCCTTGAGCAGAAAGGAGATTCATGTAGCGGagttgatgatgatggaattcaATTTGATGGAAGAATGTAGGAATCTCAGTTTGCAGTTTGTGTGGGCACCTACGGGTGTGTTGATTAGTAATCTCAATGTTGAGAATGTTTTGCGAGAAAGAATCTTCCAAGCTTAA